The Syntrophaceae bacterium genomic sequence CGAGACCGGTCGGCCGGGAAGATTCCTGGCCCTCCACTTCCACGACCTATCGTACAATCTGGTCGTGGACGTCATGCCCCACCCCGGGACGGACGGGGAGGCGGTGCGCGTCGTCCGGGAATTCTGCGAGCGGACGGGCCTGATCCCCATCGTCCTGAAAAGGGAGCATCCCGGCTACCTTTTCAATCACATGTTCATGGCTCTCCTGGAAGCGGCCCAGACGCTGGCGGCCGAAGGGATTGCCGAGGTTGAGGACATCGACCGCGCCTGGATGGGAGTGTTCGGCATGCCCATCGGGCCTTTCGGACTCATGGACCGCGTCGGTATCGACACTGCGTGGAAGATCGTGGATTACTGGGCGTCGAAGACGGGGGACCCCCGGGCGCTGAAGAATGCCGCCTTCCTGAAAAGCCGGGTGGAACGAGGCGAACTGGGCCAGAAAACGGGGCGGGGATTCTATGCCTACCCGGGGCCCCGTTTCACAAAGCCCGGCTTCGTCGAGGGGCGGGTTAAAGAGGAAGGGGAGTGACCATGAGCCTGGAAGCCCTGTTTGCACCCGTTACGATCAACGGGATGACCCTTCGGAACCGGGCCGTCATGCCCGCCATGGGGACCGGTTACGGCAACACGGACGGCACCGTCAGCGACCGCCTGGTCCGGTATCTCGCCCGGAGGGCAAGGGGTGGCGCGGGGCTCATCATTACGGAGGTCTGCGCGGTCACGCCCCGGGGAAAGGGGTTTCTCCGGGAGATCGGCGCCTGGAGCGACGATTTCATCCCCGGCCTGGCAGATATGGCAGCGGCGGTCCACCGCGAAGGGGCGAAGATCGCCCTGCAGCTGCATCATGCCGGTCGGGAGACCTTTTCCGCCGCCGCCGGAGGAATGCCGGAGGCGCCGTCACCCATTCCCAGCGTCATCATGAGGCAGCCCTGCGAGGAGATGAGCCCGGACCGGATCGCCGGGGTGATCGATGCCTTCGCCTCCGCGGCCCTGCGGGCCCAAAAAGCGGGGCTGGACGCCGTCGAGATCCACGGCGCCCACGGGTACCTGCTGACCCAGTTCCTGTCCCCCTTTTCCAATGTGCGGACGGACCGGTACGGAGGCTCTGAGGAGAACAGGATGCGTTTCGTCCTGGAGACCGTTGCGGCGGTGAGGCAGGCCGTGGGGCCCCGCTTTCCCGTCCTCGTCCGGATCTCCACGGACGAGCTGATCAAGGGCGGCTACGACCTGGAGTTTGCGAAACGGCTGGCGCCGCGACTGGTGGCCGCCGGCGCCGATGCGATTCACGCCTCGGTGGGCGTCTATTCGACGCCGGGCAACCTGAGCATCGCGTCCATGGATACGGAGGCCGGGTTCAACCTGTCCCGCGCCCGGGCGATCCGGGAGCGGGTGGAGGTGCCGATCATCGCCGTGGGACGGATCAACGACCCCCGGCTGGCCGGCCGGGCCATAGCGGCGGGCGACGCCGACCTGGTGAGCTTCGGCCGCCAGCACCTGGCGGATCCGGACTTTCTCGCCAAGGCCCGGGAAGGGCGCTGGGACGATATCCGCTGGTGCGTCTCCTGCAACCAGGGCTGCATCGAGCGGCTGATGTACGAGATGCAGCCCGTCACCTGCACGTTCAACCCCGAATGCGGAAACGAGCGCGAACAAGCATCCGCCGCCGAGCCGGGGCGCCGCCTGTGGGTGATCGGCGCCGGTCCGGCAGGCCTCTCCGCCGCTCTGGCCGCCGCGGAGCGGGGACAGAAAGTGGAGGTTTTCGAGAAGGAGGATGCCCCGGGAGGACAGGTCCTCCCGGCCAGCCGTCCGCCCCACAAGGAGGCCTTCCTGGGCTGGGTGACCTGGGCGGTGCGCCGGGCGAAGGAACGGGGCGTGATCTTTCACCTTGGCCGGGAGGTCGATGCCGAACTCATCAAAACAGGACGCCCCGAAGCGGTGGTTCTTGCCGCCGGTGCCTCCCCGTCGGTTCCGAAGATCCCGGGCATCCGCGGGTGCCATGTCTTCGATGCCCGGGACGTTCTGACGGGCAGGGCGGACCCCGAGGGGCCCGTTGCCGTTCTCGGCGCCGGATACGTCGGCATGGAGACGGCGGATTATCTGCTGGCCCGGGGCGTCGACGTCACGGTCCTCGAGATGCAGGCCGCTTATCCCGTGGGCAGGCACACCTCCCACGGGTACTGGCTGCACCTGCGGCTGAAGGAGCGGGGCGCCCGCATCCTCCTCGGCGCGACGGTAACGGGAATCGGGGAGCATGCCGTTTCCTACCGGCAAGGGGAAGAAGAAGGAACCGTCACGGCGGCTTCGGTGATCACGGCACTGGGGGCCAGGATGGAGAACGGACTGGAAGACGTCCTGCGGGAGATCGGCATCCCTTGGCGGACCGTCGGCGACGCGGCCGGTCCCCGGAGGCTCCTGGAGGCCATTCACGAGGGCGACCGGGCGGGTCGGGAGATCTGAGGCCTATCGGCCCTGAATCGCCCTGGCAAGGGCGTCGCCGAGCTTCTCCATCTCCCGGTTGAGGCCGGCCTCGCCGAGGGAGCGGACCTGCCGGTCCAGGACCACCTTTCTCGCCGGCACATTGATCAGCCGGCAGTGAATGATATATAGCGTCTTTTTCTTCTCCACGCTTCCCGCCACGATGTAGGGGATGCCCATCCGCTCACCGATATGGACGATGTCGTCCAGCTTTTCATTCTGCTGAAGATCGTTGAGACTCAGAAACTCCTCCAGCTCCTTCCGCTCCACGAGCAGGAACGAGGGGGTCTTCCGGAGGGAGTGGACGAGCGCGTCGGTGATGGAAGCGGAGACCGGGGAGGCGTCGATCGTCAGGGACTGGAAATTGTAGACGGCGATCCGGACGGGGGCCGACGATTCGACCGGAACGTTTCTTTCCGGCGCGGGAGCCACCGCGACCGGGACCGGGGCAGGCTCGGCAACGGAAACGGGGGGATGGACCGCGGCGGGCAGCGGTTCCGTCCGGACGGCCGCCCGGGCGGGTTGTGACGGAGCCCCGCCGAGAAGAGCGACGATCTCGGCAAATCCGCCCTGCCGGGCATAATCCGCTGCCGTTTGTCCGGAGGCATCTTTCATGGAAGGATCGGCGCCGGCTTCCAGGAGCGCCCTGACGGCGGAGGCGAAACCATACTGGGCCGCCAGGGTCAGGGGGGTGCCGTACGGGGATGACGCATTTACGTTGGCACCCCGACTGGCGAGCAGCGTGATCATGTCCGCCTTGCCGTAGTAGGCCGCCCAATGGAGGGGCGTGAAGCCGTCGGCTCCTTTTTCGTTTACGTCGGACCCCTGATTCAGGAAGTTCGTAACTGCCGGGCCGTCGCCGGCAATGATGGCGTTTACGAAGGTGTTGCGGCAGCCCGCCGTCAGCGCAATCAGCGCGACCGCGCAGACGGTCCAGATGAGCAGTCTATGCCTCACGGTTTCCCTCCCTTGCTGTTTTCCCGGGCAGATCTGATTTT encodes the following:
- a CDS encoding 3-hydroxyacyl-CoA dehydrogenase, translated to MKAADIRCILVLGAGTMGRQIALHFALRGCEVVLYDLEDAILERAAVLIRKAAAGLVRQGRVTEPEAEAALGRIRATTDAAQAADGADLVSESVPEDPVLKGRVFSLFHGLCPARTLFTTNTSSLVPSMFAAETGRPGRFLALHFHDLSYNLVVDVMPHPGTDGEAVRVVREFCERTGLIPIVLKREHPGYLFNHMFMALLEAAQTLAAEGIAEVEDIDRAWMGVFGMPIGPFGLMDRVGIDTAWKIVDYWASKTGDPRALKNAAFLKSRVERGELGQKTGRGFYAYPGPRFTKPGFVEGRVKEEGE
- a CDS encoding FAD-dependent oxidoreductase, with the protein product MSLEALFAPVTINGMTLRNRAVMPAMGTGYGNTDGTVSDRLVRYLARRARGGAGLIITEVCAVTPRGKGFLREIGAWSDDFIPGLADMAAAVHREGAKIALQLHHAGRETFSAAAGGMPEAPSPIPSVIMRQPCEEMSPDRIAGVIDAFASAALRAQKAGLDAVEIHGAHGYLLTQFLSPFSNVRTDRYGGSEENRMRFVLETVAAVRQAVGPRFPVLVRISTDELIKGGYDLEFAKRLAPRLVAAGADAIHASVGVYSTPGNLSIASMDTEAGFNLSRARAIRERVEVPIIAVGRINDPRLAGRAIAAGDADLVSFGRQHLADPDFLAKAREGRWDDIRWCVSCNQGCIERLMYEMQPVTCTFNPECGNEREQASAAEPGRRLWVIGAGPAGLSAALAAAERGQKVEVFEKEDAPGGQVLPASRPPHKEAFLGWVTWAVRRAKERGVIFHLGREVDAELIKTGRPEAVVLAAGASPSVPKIPGIRGCHVFDARDVLTGRADPEGPVAVLGAGYVGMETADYLLARGVDVTVLEMQAAYPVGRHTSHGYWLHLRLKERGARILLGATVTGIGEHAVSYRQGEEEGTVTAASVITALGARMENGLEDVLREIGIPWRTVGDAAGPRRLLEAIHEGDRAGREI